The segment ATGACCGGCTCGCAGGACAGGAATTCGTCACCTGCGATGTCGGCGGCGATGGCCCGCCTCGCGCCGCGCGGTCGCTGCGTCGTTCTGGACGGCGAACGACATATGATGGCCGTAGCCTCGCCTGACGTGGTCACACGGCGCATTGCCGACTTTCTCGAGAGCAACGACGGCGCAAGCACATCGGTGCGCCCGGCAATGGACACAGCCTTCGACGCGGGCGAATTCAGGCGGGCGCTCGGTTCCTTCCTGACCGGCGTTACCATCGTCACCGCGATCGGGCCAGAGGGAGAGCCTCGAGGCTTCACCGCCAATTCGTTTACATCCGTTTCGCTCGATCCGCCGCTTGTTCTGGTCTGCATCGCCAAGAAAGCGCTGGGTCATCCGGTGTTTTCGACCTCGAAGTGCTTTGCCATCAACGTGCTCTCGGAGGAACAGCGAGCCGCGTCCGGCGTCTTCGCTTCGAAATCGCAGGACAAGTTCTCGGCTGTCGAGTGGCGGTTCGGCCCGACCGGCAGTCCGCTGCTCGCTGGATCGGTGGCTACGTTTGACTGTGACATGGAGCAGTTGGTCGATGCCGGCGACCATTCGATCCTCATCGGCCGCGTTCGCGAATTCTCCCACAATTCATCGCAGCCCCTCGGCTATTGCCGTGGGGCGTATGTCTCGCCCGGTCTCAGCCAGGAAGCGCTGGCGGCGGCGCCTCCGGACATGGAGGTCGGCGCGATCCTCGAAGATGAAGGCCGCGTGCTGTTCTTCGAAACCGTCGACGGCTTTTTCGAGTTGCCGGCGGGCCGAGGACTCGGGACGCCCGGCGACACGCAAAGCCTCAAGGGACGCCTCGCCGCGAAAGCTGTCGACGCCCATCTCGGATTCCTGTTTGCGGTCTGGGACGACGCCGCAAATCCATCGCGAACACATGTCTACTACCGCGGCACGGTAGCCGCGCCCCACTCCAGCGATGGCCAAGTCCGGCTCGTCGACATCGACAGGATTGCCGGACTGAACATCGCCGACGCTGCTGTGCGCTCGATGCTCGCCCGCTATGTTCGCGAATGTCGGGAGGATGCGTTCGGAGTCTATGTCGGCAACGAAGTCGAAGGCGAAGTCCGTCCGCTCGCCAA is part of the Mesorhizobium sp. L-2-11 genome and harbors:
- a CDS encoding alpha/beta fold hydrolase, producing MAELADHGWHRGTAPDGTGYIRAGSGAPVLLIHGVGMNASIWAPQIELMKNRWDIIAIDILGHGQSPLPPEDASLADYAGQAIRLLDHLGLDAVSIVGHSMGALVGQEIALDAPERVRSIVSLNAVFRRPAELAQAVRERAAELNGAENPSGTDATIARWFGNPIPDSLAEAATTTRAALQSVNSEGYARTYRLFAHADAAHGDRLSGLAVPALFMTGSQDRNSSPAMSAAMARLAPRGRCVVLDGERHMMAVASPDVVTRRIADFLESNDGASTSVRPAMDTAFDAGEFRRALGSFLTGVTIVTAIGPEGEPRGFTANSFTSVSLDPPLVLVCIAKKALGHPVFSTSKCFAINVLSEEQRAASGVFASKSQDKFSAVEWRFGPTGSPLLAGSVATFDCDMEQLVDAGDHSILIGRVREFSHNSSQPLGYCRGAYVSPGLSQEALAAAPPDMEVGAILEDEGRVLFFETVDGFFELPAGRGLGTPGDTQSLKGRLAAKAVDAHLGFLFAVWDDAANPSRTHVYYRGTVAAPHSSDGQVRLVDIDRIAGLNIADAAVRSMLARYVRECREDAFGVYVGNEVEGEVRPLAKPVSMNTSG